A genomic segment from Drosophila willistoni isolate 14030-0811.24 chromosome 2L unlocalized genomic scaffold, UCI_dwil_1.1 Seg168, whole genome shotgun sequence encodes:
- the LOC26529221 gene encoding plasminogen activator inhibitor 1 RNA-binding protein, translating into MDSSGNNRYELLFMDDDAGAPVVPVVINAGAGAGNEKKKTERPATVQQKKSEPEKENKPIVPNNKTNAPVKAGTNVPKAKLPAPVGGQVIRNKNAVSNGQAGEPRAMRGNNRGNFRDNNQSGGGEFGNELPQRQFRDRENRGGPAPRFRNGEKFGKREFDRQSGSDKTGIKAVDKREGGGAHNWGSAKQDIEDIKTGESAPVVDKDDSANEQSGEAANNTLEEEEAKQMTLDEWKALTDKRAKPNYNLRKAGEGVDNSEWKKMVVLNKKKESNSEDEFEYDPSMYPQRVGRLQRIVDIQFNFNDGRKGGFRKGPRGPGGPVPRGLGGPRFDFGPNNNNTGFERQAPVARANKFGDKRRPGGKPLKVDDEDQFPTLS; encoded by the coding sequence ATGGACAGTTCAGGAAATAATCGTTATGAGTTATTGTTTATGGACGATGACGCTGGAGCTCCAGTCGTGCCAGTGGTCATAAATGCCGGTGCCGGCGCTGGCAacgagaaaaagaaaactgaacGCCCGGCCACTGTACAACAGAAGAAGAGCGAGCCTGAAAAGGAGAATAAGCCAATTGTGCCAAATAATAAGACGAATGCACCAGTTAAAGCTGGCACCAATGTGCCGAAGGCAAAGTTGCCGGCGCCTGTTGGTGGACAAGTGATACGCAACAAAAATGCTGTATCAAACGGACAAGCCGGTGAACCACGCGCCATGAGAGGCAACAACCGCGGTAATTTCCGCGATAATAACCAATCAGGTGGCGGGGAATTCGGCAATGAGTTGCCCCAACGTCAATTCCGTGATCGCGAAAATCGCGGTGGGCCGGCACCACGTTTCCGCAATGGTGAAAAATTCGGAAAGCGCGAATTTGATCGTCAGTCAGGTTCCGATAAAACAGGCATCAAGGCAGTGGATAAACGTGAAGGCGGTGGTGCACATAACTGGGGCTCTGCCAAACAGGACATTGAAGATATTAAAACTGGTGAATCAGCCCCAGTGGTGGACAAGGATGACTCGGCAAATGAACAATCTGGCGAAGCTGCTAACAACACACTGGAAGAAGAGGAAGCCAAGCAAATGACTCTTGACGAATGGAAGGCTCTTACTGATAAGCGTGCTAAGCCCAATTACAATCTACGCAAGGCCGGCGAAGGTGTTGACAACTCGGAATGGAAGAAGATGGTCGTATTGAACAAAAAGAAGGAATCCAATAGTGAGGACGAATTTGAATATGATCCATCAATGTATCCTCAGCGTGTGGGACGTCTTCAGCGTATTGTGGATATTCAATTTAACTTCAATGACGGTCGCAAAGGTGGTTTCCGTAAGGGCCCTCGTGGACCCGGTGGGCCTGTCCCGCGCGGACTCGGAGGTCCTCGCTTCGACTTTGGtcctaacaacaacaacaccggaTTTGAGCGacaagcaccagtggccagaGCTAATAAGTTCGGAGATAAACGTCGTCCAGGTGGCAAACCATTGAAGGTTGATGACGAAGATCAATTCCCCACTCTTTCCTAA